One window of the Lepeophtheirus salmonis chromosome 7, UVic_Lsal_1.4, whole genome shotgun sequence genome contains the following:
- the LOC121122027 gene encoding enhancer of split mbeta protein, protein MSAPMFTETSPYMSKTHQYRKVMKPLLERKRRARINKCLDEIKDILIDTLQSEGGESITKLEKADVLEMTVKHLRQIRDKKNSPDRYFAGYTTCANHVGQYLSSVPGVNVHFARDLMSHLGNQLTQPLSVNTSLSPHSSSVSPSESGYFSSGSMTPPPESPVPVIKTEGLWRPF, encoded by the coding sequence ATGTCAGCACCTATGTTTACTGAAACATCACCCTACATGTCCAAGACTCATCAGTACAGAAAGGTCATGAAGCCTCTTCTCGAAAGGAAGCGACGTGCTCGGATCAATAAGTGCTTGGATGAAATTAAAGACATTTTGATCGACACCCTTCAATCCGAAGGAGGCGAGTCCATCACCAAGCTTGAAAAGGCGGATGTCCTCGAAATGACAGTGAAACATCTCAGACAAATTAGAGATAAAAAGAATTCTCCGGATCGTTATTTCGCTGGTTATACCACTTGTGCCAATCACGTAGGCCAATACCTCTCTTCTGTTCCCGGAGTCAACGTACACTTTGCAAGAGATCTCATGTCACACCTAGGGAATCAACTCACTCAACCTCTATCTGTCAACACTTCTTTATCACCTCACTCTTCATCCGTATCCCCCTCAGAATCTGGTTATTTCAGTTCTGGATCCATGACTCCTCCTCCAGAATCGCCAGTACCTGTCATCAAAACAGAAGGATTATGGCGTCCTTtctaa
- the LOC121121847 gene encoding enhancer of split mbeta protein-like: MSAPMFTETSPYMSKTHQYRKVMKPLLERKRRARINKCLDEIKDILIDTLQSEGGESINKLEKADVLEMTVKHLRQIRDKKNSPDRYFAGYTTCANHVGQYLSSVPGVNVHFARDLMSHLGNQLTQPLSVNTASSSHSSSVSPSESGYFSSGSMTPPPESPVPVIKTEGFWRPF, from the coding sequence ATGTCAGCACCTATGTTTACTGAAACTTCACCCTACATGTCCAAGACTCATCAATACAGAAAGGTCATGAAGCCCCTTCTCGAAAGGAAGCGACGTGCTCGGATCAATAAGTGCCTGGATGAAATTAAAGACATTTTGATCGACACCCTTCAATCCGAAGGAGGTGAATCCATCAACAAACTTGAAAAGGCGGACGTCCTCGAAATGACAGTGAAACATCTCAGACAAATTAGAGATAAAAAGAATTCTCCGGATCGTTATTTCGCTGGTTATACCACTTGTGCCAATCACGTAGGCCAATACCTCTCTTCCGTTCCCGGAGTCAACGTACACTTTGCAAGAGATCTCATGTCACACCTAGGGAATCAACTCACTCAACCTCTATCTGTCAACACTGCTTCATCATCTCATTCTTCATCCGTATCCCCCTCAGAATCTGGTTATTTCAGTTCTGGATCCATGACTCCTCCTCCAGAATCACCAGTACCCGTCATCAAAACAGAAGGATTTTGGCGTCCTTTTTAA
- the LOC121121846 gene encoding enhancer of split mbeta protein, which yields MSAPMFTETSPYMSKTHQYRKVMKPLLERKRRARINKCLDEIKDILIDTLQSEGGESINKLEKADVLEMTVKHLRQIRDKKNSPDRYFAGYTTCANHVGQYLSSVPGVNVHFARDLMSHLGNQLTQPLSVNTASSSHSSSVSPSESGYFSSGSMTPPPESPVPVIKTEGFWRPF from the coding sequence ATGTCAGCACCTATGTTTACTGAAACTTCACCCTACATGTCCAAGACTCATCAATACAGAAAGGTCATGAAGCCTCTTCTCGAAAGGAAGCGACGTGCTCGGATCAATAAGTGCCTGGATGaaataaaagacattttgattGACACCCTTCAATCCGAAGGAGGTGAATCCATCAACAAACTTGAAAAGGCGGACGTCCTCGAAATGACAGTGAAACATCTCAGACAAATTAGAGATAAAAAGAATTCTCCGGATCGTTATTTCGCTGGTTATACCACTTGTGCCAATCACGTAGGCCAATACCTCTCTTCTGTTCCCGGAGTCAACGTACACTTTGCAAGAGATCTCATGTCACACCTAGGGAATCAACTCACTCAACCTCTATCTGTAAACACTGCTTCATCATCTCACTCTTCATCCGTATCCCCCTCAGAATCTGGTTATTTCAGTTCTGGATCCATGACTCCTCCTCCAGAATCACCAGTACCCGTCATCAAAACAGAAGGATTTTGGCGTCCTTTTTAA
- the LOC121121922 gene encoding enhancer of split mbeta protein: MIMSLLYSENSNSMSRTHQYRKVMKPLLERKRRARINKSLDEIKDLLKDTLQAQSGESLNKLEKADILEMTVKYLRRPTNQHMSLDSYFSGYSTCTQHTNQYLSSIPGVNTHFASDLLSHLRTQLSIPPPDALVKPSIKTPPPQEGSIQDYRLSGSLTPPPELPRPIKTEFVWRPF, translated from the coding sequence ATGATCATGTCGCTACTCTACTCAGAGAATTCCAACTCCATGTCCAGGACTCATCAATATCGTAAAGTGATGAAACCGCTCCTGGAGCGTAAACGCCGTGCCCGTATAAATAAAAGTCTTGACGAAATTAAGGATCTTCTCAAAGATACTCTTCAAGCTCAATCAGGCGAGTCTCTAAACAAGTTAGAAAAAGCTGACATCCTTGAAATGACAGTTAAATATCTTCGTCGTCCTACAAACCAACACATGTCTCTCGACTCTTATTTCTCAGGCTATAGTACCTGTACACAACATACAAATCAATATCTATCATCAATCCCTGGTGTTAATACTCACTTTGCATCGGATCTTCTCTCTCATTTGAGGACTCAACTCTCAATTCCCCCTCCTGATGCTTTAGTTAAACCATCAATTAAAACGCCACCCCCTCAAGAAGGATCTATTCAAGATTACCGTCTCTCTGGCTCACTAACACCCCCTCCAGAACTTCCTCGTCCTATCAAAACGGAGTTCGTTTGGAGACCTTTCTAA